One Purpureocillium takamizusanense chromosome 12, complete sequence DNA window includes the following coding sequences:
- a CDS encoding uncharacterized protein (EggNog:ENOG503P4TP~TransMembrane:1 (o94-116i)): MGCAVNQCYATAPTTKTNTMVITTKASGGQTSVYTTTQTTVGAPYMPTALPTVVGGQDGDSQKVLKYFPSVVGKTSPTGAASEGGGGGISPAQLGGIVAGVVAGVIIALVAGFLLFRRQRRKSKEAKKRDMMMTGGGGCGRHAAGEKAKPFHSADSDNDTMSVDPLMMLPSSGASSPPHMHRPSPGLDSRISGDAPESYGATPPDDTPTSFAGGFQSVGHGGSTGRPSSSRHPSWESATNNQSNITSGYFDAEYARRHQRHQRLVSSEVGGIARTVSRMTHDSRPVHYGHGRDVSDASDASSSIAYAETEGRPSIGGATPTLVAELEAQPYVAELPPNSPASVSILSPSAGGPSPVDPGMAGGYTQYHNGEQQHHHRQRQRSSSGGSTASAGSVTTTTGPGGRPPLVHQRKRSDGRTGAGRLGVVDEEMIHGYHGPREFLEGQTAAESPMTDEDGKKDTKWNA; encoded by the coding sequence ATGGGTTGTGCGGTAAATCAGTGCTACGCGACGGCTCCGACGACCAAGACCAATACCATGGTAATCACGACGAAGGCGAGCGGTGGCCAGACGAGCGTCTACACGACGACACAGACAACCGTTGGGGCGCCATACATGCCCACTGCGTTGCCGACAGTGGTTGGCGGGCAGGACGGCGATTCGCAGAAGGTGCTCAAGTACTTCCCGTCGGTAGTTGGCAAGACATCGCCCACAGGAGCCGCGTCTGaaggtggcggtggtgggatATCGCCGGCTCAGCTGGGGGGCATCGTGGCAGGCGTCGTGGCAGGCGTCATCATTGCCCTCGTGGCGGGCTTCCTGCtcttccgccgccagcggagAAAGagcaaggaggccaagaagcgagacatgatgatgaccggcggcgggggctgTGGCCGACATGCGGCTGGCGAAAAGGCAAAGCCATTCCACTCGGCCGACTCGGACAACGATACGATGAGCGTCGACCCTCTCATgatgctgccctcgtcgggGGCGTCATCTCCGCCACACATGCACCGACCTAGTCCCGGGTTAGATTCACGCATCAGCGGTGACGCCCCAGAGTCTTATGGTGCGACGCCTCCCGATGACACGCCCACGAGTTTTGCCGGCGGGTTCCAATCCGTTGGTCATGGCGGAAGCACAGGGCGTccgtccagcagccgccaTCCGAGCTGGGAGAGCGCGACGAACAACCAGAGCAATATCACATCGGGTTACTTTGACGCAGAATACGCGCGGAGGCACCAGCGACACCAGCGGCTCGTGTCGAGCGAGGTGGGGGGCATCGCGCGGACGGTGAGCCGCATGACGCACGATTCCCGGCCCGTGCACTACGGCCACGGACGGGACGTGAGCGACGCATccgacgcctcgtcgagcatcGCCTATGCGGAAACGGAGGGCCGTCCGAGCATCGGAGGCGCCACGCCGACGCTGGTTGCCGAGCTCGAAGCTCAGCCATACGTTGCCGAGCTGCCCCCCAACTCGCCTGCATCCGTGTCGATAttgtcgccctcggccggcgggcccTCGCCGGTCGACCCGGGCATGGCTGGGGGATACACGCAGTACCACAacggagagcagcagcaccaccaccggcaacggcagcgatCGAGCAGCGGAGGGAGCACAGCAAGCGCGGGATCGgtaacgacgacgacgggaccaGGGGGGCGCCCTCCGCTCGTGCACCAGCGCAAGAGGAGCGACGGGCGGACAGGAGCAGGCAGGCTCGGcgtggtggacgaggagatgaTTCACGGATATCACGGGCCGAGGGAGTTTCTGGAGGgacagacggcggcggaaaGCCCCATGActgacgaggatggcaaGAAGGATACGAAGTGGAATGCATAG